The Myxococcales bacterium region CACCGTCACGACGGCCAGCGCGAGCAGCGACACGCCGCGAAGCTTCGCGAAGAAACGCGCCGCGGGCTCTTGGCCTTCCGCGGCCAGCTTGCCGCTCAAGACCGGCACAACGGCGCTCGACACAGCCCCCTCACCGAGCAACTGCCGGAGGGCGTTCGGTATCGTGAAGGCGACGAAGAACGCGTCGGTTTCGTTTCGCGTGAACATGGCCGCCAACGCCATGTCGCGTCCCAAGCCAAGAATGCGTGAGGCGAGCGTCCCGGCGCCGACGATGCTCGCGCGCTTGATGAGCTTGCGCTCTTCGCTCGCGCTCACCCTTGCTTCTCGGCTTGTTTCTCTGGCGCATGGGCGCTGAGGGCCGCCGCACACTCGGCGCACCGGCACAGCGACCGAAGGTACTTGTACGAATAGATGCCCGAGGCGTGACCGTCGAACCACGTGAAGCGGAGCGCGTACGAACCGACCTTCTCGATGTCGTCGAGCTCGAGCGCGATGCCCTCGGCGGGCACGAACGAGATGGTGCCCGAGTGGCCCTGGCAGCCGGCGCACGGGCAATAGCCGCGCAACACTTCGTGCGGGTAGACGCCCTTGTGGCCGTCGCCCCAGTCGATCTCGGTCGTCTTCGCGCCCCGCGGGGAGCGGAGCCTCAAGGCCTTTTCGCGGCTGTCGCTCATGGTCGCCCGATCGGCATATAGCGCCTTTCGGTCAGCGAGCGAAAATCGCGCGATCGGCGGCGGCCGCGAGAGGCCGCGTGTCGGCCGCGATGGCCCCCACCTGGGTGACCGCCCGGGAACCGAGGCGGACGCCGAGCGAGACGGCGTGGCGAAGCGCGCGCGCGTCGCGGTAGCTCGCTGGCCCACGGGCCGCCAGAACGCGAATCACGCCCGCGAGAAAGGCGGCGCCAGCGCCCGTGGCGGCGACGCAACGTGCCGTGGGACCGCGCACGCGCGTGACCTCGACGGTGCCGACGAAGGCGCTCGCGTCGGCGGCCCCTCGCGTCACGAGGATCGTGGCTCCGGGAGCCCGCTCCGAGACCCACGCGAGCGCCCGCTTTTCGGAGCCCACGCGGAGCCCCTCGAGATCGTCGCTGGACGCTTTGATGAGCGCGCTGCCGCGGACAAGGCCCCCAACGGCGTCGCGAATCGCGGTAGCGCTTTCCCACAGATGGGCGCGAACGTTGAGGTCCACGACCAAGTTGGCGCCGGACTTCCGAGCCTCCCTCGCAAAGGTCCGGGTCGCTGCTCGGAGCTTGGGACGAACGAGGGTGCTCGAGCCGACGAGCGCAAACGCAGCCGTGGGCAAGGCCCGGGGGAGATTCGACACCTCGTAGGCCATGTCAGCGGTCGATGCCCGGTAGAAGAGAAACCGTGGTTGCCCGTCCTTCGTCCGCAAAACGAAGGCGATGCCCGTTCGCTCTCGGCGGAAAACGAGCCCGCCGCAGTCAACGGACTCCTGCGCGAGGCGCCCTCTTAGAGCTTCGCCAAAGGCGTCCCGGCCCACGGCGCCGAAGACGGCCGAACGCCCGCCCAGACGCGCGACGTGGACGCAGACATTGGCCGGCGCGCCGCCGACCTCTCGATGGAACACATCGGGGCCTACTTCAAAGATGTCCCAAAGGACCTCGCCAAAGGCCAGCAAATCCTTGCGCTGTTTCATGAAGCTCAGGACCTTCTCATGACTCGCTCATGATTCGATGCCTCCGTGGGCCGCCAGCGCCAGCTCGACGAGCCGAACCAAGTCCTCCGCGTCAACCGGCGAAAGCGGAAGGTCGTCGCCACGCAAGATCGCCATGGCGTTGCGGCGTAGCGCCGCGGGGATCACGACCCGCGCGCCCCCGCAGGCGCTGCACACGAGCCCTCCCTGGGCGACGTCGATGGCGGCGGGCCGACCGTCCGGGCACTTGCGTCCGCAGCGGACGCATTGCTCGAGCTCCAAGGCGAAGCCCGTGGAGACCAGCAGGCGCAGGCCGACGCGCGCGAGCTCGGTGCGCGGCGCCGCCCCCGCGTCGACCGAGGCGATGAGTCCCGTGAGGGCGTCGAAGGCGTCGCGTTCGGGGGTTCGGGGCGGGCACAAGGCGCGGGCCCACCGAAGGGCGACGCCGACCGCTTCGATGCCTTCCAGGTTCTGCTGAAGCGCCAAGCGGAGCTCGACGACCGACGCTTCCTTAAGCGTCAAGAGCTCCTTGCCGCGATCCTCAAGCTCAACGCGCAGCGTGTGGAGCGATTCCAGAGCGCCGCCGAAGCGCTTGGAGTTCTTTCGGGCGCCGCGCGCGACGGCCGACAGCTTGCCTGAGTCTTGCGTCAGGAAGGTGACGACCGCGTCGCTTTCGCCGAAGGGCGACGATCGAAGCAGGAGCGCCGCATCCTGGATGCGCCTCACCCGAACGTCGAGAAAGCGGTGGGGCCTGAGAGACCTTCCGTTGAGAGCGAGAGCTCCGCGGGAAGATCGTGGCCTCGCGGCTTGAGGACGAACGAGAGCGCGAGCGTAAAGAGAATGAGGAGCAGCACAAACGCGATGGCCACGCCAAAGCGTCGGCTCTTCTCGACACGAACGGGAGCCGCGACCGGTAGCGGCGTTACGACGGCCACCCGGCGACTCGCCGAATAGCGCGCGAGGATCTCTTCGGGCACGACGCCCACGGCGCGGGCGTAAGAGCGGAGGAAGCCGCGAACGAAGACCTCGCCGGGCATTTCGTCGAAGCGGTCTCCCTCGATGGACATCAGGGTTTGCACGGGAATGCGCGTGACGCGTGCCACCTCGGCCAGGCTCATTCGCTTGGCGGCGCGACGTTGCTTCAGAAATTCGCCGATCGACTCCGTCGTCACGTTTCCTCCGAAGTTCACGGCACCGGGGGCGACTTCACGCCCCCTGCCCCGAGCTGCCCCGTCCCCAATTGAGCCAGCGCTTTCGCGCACTGCTTGCCCTCTTTCGTCCCCGGAGCAAGCTCCCGGCAGCGATCGAAATCTGCACGTGCGTCGGCGGCGCGCCCGAGTGACTGGCGCACGCGGCCTCGGGCCTCCCACGCAGCTTGGAGCGTCTTGCACTCCTCCGCGTCGACGCTGAGGGCGCTCGAGAGGTTCTCCTCCGCGCGATTCAGGTCGCCCTTCTTTTCGAAGGCCATCCCCAACCGGTAGAAGCCGACGCAGAACTTCGGTTGCGTGACGGCGTTCTTGAGCGCTGCGATGGCGGCGTCGACGTGGCCCGCTTGGAGCTCGGCCCAGCCGAGGTTGCCCCACGCCAGGTGGCTCGCCGAGTAGGCCGGATCGCGCGTCAATGGCTCGAGGAGAGCGATGGCCTCAGGAAATTTTCCTTGATGCGTCAAGATGACCGCCAGGAGGTTCTTTGCGTCGCGGAAGCTCCCTTCCGCCTTGATGGCGCGGCGCGCAAAGGATTCCGCGTCTGCGAGGCGGCAGTCCGGGGACGTGAAGCCGGCGTCGGTGGAGCAGAACGAGAGATAGATGTTCGACACGAAGTAGAGGACGCGCGGGTTCTCGTCGTCGAGCTCCACGGCCTTGAGCGCGTGGTCGAGCGCCTGGCGGGGCTCACGGCGATTGAAGAAGAGGTCGCGAGCCACGTCGTACTCGGCCTCCGCCTGCCGCTCCGGGCTCTGCGCTCCCGCTCCACCGCTGCCGGCCTTCGGCGAGCAGCCCAGTGCGGCTGCCGCGAAGAGGAGCGCGACGTGCTTGAAGGTCAGGAGCATTGGGGCGTGGGCGAACGGTGCTAGCGGACACAAGAAACCAGTCGAACGGCTGGCCGCCAAACCATCAGGGCGATTGGAATAATCGACAATCGGACCCCGCGTCAATCGTGTAGTTCCACATCAGCAATACGCAGCAATGCACTGACATCAGAAGCGTTTTCGGAATGTCATTCATTCCATCAAGGGCGCACCGACCTGCAGCTTGGCCCCGTATTTTTGCCGCGCCCGTGCCGGACAGGACGTCAGCGCGCGCCGGGATCGCCGACGAGCTCGTCTTTCGTTCCGAGGAGCTGGACCAGCTTCCGGAGGGCCTCCACGTCGGGAATCTCGACCCGCTCGCCGACGATGCGCACGTACTCTTGTTCGCGCAGGCGCTGGACGTTCCGACGCACCGTGTCGACATCGAGGCCAACGCGGCTCGAAAGCTCCACCGGCGACACGGCGACCTCGGCGCTGCCCGTCGAGCGACGCGCAAGGCGAAGCAGCGCCGTGGCCACCTTGAATTGACTGTCACGCAGGAGCACGACCTCGATCTGCTCTTCCGCCTCCCGGAGGCGGCGGACGAGCTGCTCGACGATGCGCAGGGCTATGGCGGGGTAGTGCTCGACGAGGGAACGAAGCGTGGCGGGGTCGAGGGCCAGCACGACGCCATCGACCAGGGCGACGGCGGTGGCGTTGCGAGGCCCGGCCTCAAGGAGTGCCGCTTCGCCGAAGAGATCGCCAGGGCGAACCAGGTGCAGGCTTCGATCCACGAGGCGAACACGCTTGAGGATTCGCACCCGACCGTCCTGGAGGAGAAAGGCCTCCTTGCCGGGCTCGCCCTCGCGAAAGATCGCCTCGCCGGCTTTCACCTTGCGCCCAAATCGGGCGATGAGCCGGTCTTGCTCAGCGGGAGCTAAGTTCGTCGAATCCGGCGGCTCGACGGAAGCCGAAGTCGCTCCCTTCGTGGCGCCCTGTGCCGCCTGCGCTTCGGCCGACGACACCGTCTCGGGCGCCGACGCGCGGCTCGAGTCTCTGCTGCTCTTCTTCTTCGCCACGTCGGGATGGTACCGCGCCGACCGCGGCCCGTACCACGTTGACGTAAAGCCGGTGGCTAGGAGCGGAGCGGCTAGACCCCGACCCCGCCCCGGACGGGCGCGACGGCCGCCCCGCGAGGCGAAGCCTCGCGGATCGGTGGGCCCGGGCAAGGGCCAGATTCGTGCGAAGGAGGGGACTTGAACCCCTACGGTGTTACCCGCTAGCACCTCAAGCTAGTGCGTCTGCCAATTCCGCCACCTTCGCTTGGAATTAGGGCCAAGCTTCTAAAGAGCAACGGCGCCGACGTCAAGTGCTTCGCGTGCGTTAGTCGTCCCGGTCGAGCAGGACCTTGACGATTTCGGAGACCTCGAAGGGCTTTCGCACGAGGCGAATGCCTGCGATCCCGTCAGGGATCGAGGGGGTCGCTGCACCGGTGATCAGAATGAGCGTCGCGTCGGGGGCCTCTCGCCGAAGCGTCGCGAGCGCGCCGGCGATGTCCTCTTCGATGGGAGAGAGGTCCATCAGGACCGCGTCAATCCGCCTCGCCGTGAGACGCTCGTCCATTTGAGCCCTTGAGCGCGCGACCGAGAGCTCGGCGCCGCGGGCCGAAAGCGCCGTCTCGAGGAGGGCGATGACGTCTGCGTCGTCCTCGATGACCAGGACGCCAAGGCCCTGGAGGACCAGCTCCCGCGCCGTCGAACGGGGAACGTTGGCGGCGCCGTCGCGCGTCGCCCAGGTCACGCGGAAACACGCCCCAGCGACCGACGGGACCAGCTCCACGTTGCCACCGGCCGCGCGTGCCAGCGCACGCGCGTGGGGCAAGCCGACGCCGGCTCCCCCTTTGCGCTTCGAGTCGCCCTCGAAAATCGAGTCGCGGCGAGGCGCCGGAACGCCCGGGCCGCGGTCTTCGATGTCGACGTTCACCTGCCCCTCCTCCTCGCCTTTCGACGCCATCACCACGACGTCGGTGCCCCGCGGCGCGTGAGCCATGGCGTTTAGGACGATGTTGAGGACGACCTGCGAGAGGTCGCCGGCAAAGCGAATGCGAAGACCGGTTCGCGCATCGAGCGAGAGGCGCACGCCGGACCGCGTCGCCTCCACGGCGAGCGAATCAATGGTGTCCTTGAGGACTCCGTCGAGTTGGTCCGACTGCTCGCCGGTGGGCACCTCCGCGCCGATGGCCCGGCGCGCAAGGTCGCGCGCGTCACGCGCCCTGTGCTCGATGATGCGCAGCGCGTAGGCAATGGATTCCGGCGACGCATCGGGTGAGCGTGCCTCGCTCACCCAGCCGAGCATGACCGTCAACGCATTGGAGACGTCATGCAGGGCGCCGCGCGCATCGCGATGCGGATCGGCGTCGGGCGATTCGACCCGCGGCGGCTCGGTCGTAGTGTGCGGAGGCACGGCGCCCGAAGGTACTCGAAGGCGCGCGCGCGGTCACTCCCTCCGATGCGAGGCCCGGCACGAGGCGCGCCGGCCGCGCGGAATGCACCTCGAAGGCCGCCGATGCCCTGTATGCTCGCGCGCACCGATGGCCTTGCTCGGCCCGAAAGACGAAGCCAAGACGCTGCGCTGGTTCACGCTGGTGCTCTGCGCCGGTGCGCTCGCCACGCTGGTACCGTTTTGGGCCCCGCTCGTGTTGGCCGCGTGGCTCGCCATTCTCGCGCGTCCCGTCTTCCAGAAGCTGACGCAACGGACCGGCGGCCGCGAGCGGGCCGCTGGCGCGATTCTCGTCGTCCTCGGCATGGGGATCTTTCTCCCGCTCTCGCTCGCGACCGTATCCCTCCTCCGCGGCGCCCTCGAGCTGGGCGAGAGCCTTGTGCGCTCCCAGGGTGCGAAGGACGCGCTCGTCGCGCTCGCGTCGGGCGGAGAGCGCCCCGGCGCATCGAGCCTTCCGACATCACCCGAACAGATCCTGACCTTGGTCCGCGAGCACGGCGCCCAAGCGCTTCGCGTCGCGTCAGGCATCGCCGGCGCCGCCGCGAACGTCGTCGTGGCCTTCGCGGTCTTTTTCTATGCGGCGTACGTGTTCTTGGTCGACGGTCAAGAGCTCTACGATTGGGCGCGCCGCCACGTCCCCTTCGAGGAGCGCGTCATGACGCGGCTTTCGAGCGCCTTTGAGGAGACGGGCCGCGGCCTTCTGTTCGGCGTCATCCTGACGGCGCTCGTTCAGGCGATGATTTGCGCGGTCACCTACTTCGCGCTCGGTGTCCCGCGCGCCCTCGTGCTTGGCTTTCTCACGTTCCTCGCCGCCTTCTTGCCCGCCGGCACGGCGCTCATTTGGCTGCCCGTCACCGCAGGGCTGTTTCTAGCGGGCCGGACCAAAGAAGCCATCATCTTGCTCGTCATTGCGGCGGTCATCGTGGGCACCATCGACAACGTGCTGCGGCCCGTGCTCGCGCGGCGGGGAAACCTGCAGCTCTCGGCCTTCGTGCTTCTCTTGGCGATGCTCGGCGGGTTCGCCGTTTTCGGAGGTTGGGGCCTCATCCTCGGCCCGCTCGTGGTGCGCTTGGCCAAAGAGGCGCTCGTTGTCTTGCGCGAACGGCAAGACGACGCCGCGGAGCCGATGCCGCGCCCGGCCTCGAACGCTGATAGCTAGGGCCCTGGCGTCTCAGTCTTCGACGACCCGTGCGCCGTCGCCCTTCGACGACAAGAGCTCGACGGCCTTCTTGGCAGCCTCGAGGGTGATGTCCCGCGCCTCCACGATCATGCTCGCAACGCGTTCGACGAGGCTGCCCTCGGCGCCGGCGGCGAGCGCGACGGAGCGCGCGTGAAGGGCCATATGGCCGCGCTGAATGCCATCGGTGGCGAGGGCGCGAAGGGCGGCGAGGTTGGATGCGAGGCCGAGCGACGCTGCGACGCAGGCGAGCTCGCCAGCGCCGCTGACGTGCACCATGCGAAGCGCGAGGCGCGCCGCGGGATGAACCCGTAGCGTGCCCCCAACGGTGCCGAGCGCGAGCGGTAGCTCGAGCGTGCCCACGAGGCGTCGCCCCTGCCTACGCCAAACGGCCAGCGGCAAGTACTTGCCCGTGCGGGCTGCGAAGGCGTGAGCCCCCGCTTCGACGGCGCGCCAATCGTTGCCGGTGGCGATGACCACGGCGTCGATGCCGTTCATGATGCCCTTGTTGTGCGTGGCGGCGCGGTACGGGTCTAGCTCCGCGAAGCGCGACGCCTGCTCGATGCCCAGCGCAACGTCGGCGCCACTCATGTCGTCGGTGGCGAGCGAGTCCTCCTCCACGGAGCAGCGCACCCGGACGCAACGCTTGTCGCAGAGATTGGAGAGAATGCGCAGCCCCAACTTGGCGTCGGCCAGCTCTGCCAACCGGTCGCCAACGGCCTCGGCCACCGAGTTCACCAGGTTGGCGCCCATCGCGTCGCGGCAGTCGACGAGGACATGGACGACGATCATGCGGTCGGCCGGGGTGCCCAACATGCGAACCTCGAGATCGCGCGCGCCACCGCCACGCGCCACGAGCCCGACGACGGCGCCATCGGCCAAGGCCAACAGCTCGCTCCTCGCCGCGAGGATGCGCATCTTCGCGCGGTCTGGATCGGGCACGTCGACCAGTTGGATCTGGCTGATCATGACCGGGGCGTCGACCTCGGCGACAAAGCCGCCGCCCTCTCGGACCATCTTCGCGGCGTTCGACGCAGCGGCCACCACGCTGGGCTCTTCGACGACCATTGGCACCACATGGTCGGCGCCGTTCACTCGGACGTTCAGGGCCACGCCGAAGGGCAACGCGTAGGTGCCAAGGACGTTCTCGACGAACTTGTCGGCGGTCTCAGCGTCGAGGCCACCGGCGTCGAAGGCACGCTCCATTTCGATGGTTTCCGTCCCCGTGACCTCGGCGACGAGCGCGCGCCGTTCGGCGACGGTCACCTTGTAGAAGCCGGGAATGCGCGACGTGCGAGCCATATGGCGACCTCCTTACGACACCTGGCCACGAAACGGGACACCTTCGTGAGGGGTCGCTTCGTGGGCCGTTAGACCTGGGGCACCGATTGCGAGCGGAATCGGGGAGAGACCGAGCTCCTGAGCCAGCCGCAAAAACGCGTCGTCTGGCTCCGTTGTTCCACAAAAGACCCCCACGTCGCCGCCGCCCGCGCCGGCTGGGTGAAACCACGCGCCCTGCCCCGCGGCCGCCGTCGCGAGCCGCCTAAACGCGAGCGGCACGATGCCCACATCGGCGGCGTCACCGAAGACCTCGAGGGCTTCTCCGAATCGGCGCACGGCGGCGACCGCTTCCGTCGCGCCGCCACCCGAGAGGGCCGCGGCGCCTTCGCCGGCGGCGGCCGAAAGCTCGCTCATGCGCGCGGCGTAGAGAGAGGGGGCCGCCTCGCGAAACGCGTCGACGCGTCGCCGCAGCTCGCTCGTGCGGGCGCTCACGCCGGAGAAGAACACGCGGAGCACGAGCGCCTCGGGCAAGGCTACCGCCACGAGCGAAGGGACGCGCCCAAGGAGCGCGTAGCGCAAGACACCACCGTAGGTGCTCGCGGCGACATCGACGCCGCTGCCGCCATTTTGTGCCGCCGCGTGCGCACGGCGCGCGTCGCTGAAGATGCTGGCACGCACGGCGCCGTCGTGCAGATCGGCGCCGCGCTCGCGGGCCAAGTGAGCGGCGCCTAGCGTCGCGACGAGCGCCGCAGCGCTCGAGCCCAGCCCGAGCTTGTTCCCGTCGTGCTGAAGGGCCGATACGTCACATTCGGGCCACGGGCCCGCCATCGCCGCGCGGACCTCGTGCGTCGGCGCGTCCGTCGACCGCGCCCCATCGGCCACGGCGTAGCGATCCACGGCGGCCACGATCGCCGGCGCCCCTTCAAGGACCGCGTAGGCCCCCGTCAAGACGAGCTTGCCAGGCGCTCGCGCCTTCATGGGCTCCGTCCCTCGAGTCGCGCACCGTGGCCCGGCTCGCAGGTGATGGTTCGAAGCACACCGGGCACCGCCCCAAGTGCGTCCGCCGCTCGCGCCGCGTGACGCGACATCACGAAGGCCTTTACGTGGGGTCCCGCGTCGACGGTAAAGAAGATCGGCATGCCATCGCGTCGGAGAGCTCGGACAGCCTCGATGGCGCGCGTCGTTGAGTCTTGAAAATACGCGAAGCCCGCCGCGAGCGCGCAGCCATGCATGGCCAATGCGCTCTCCTCGGCGAGCTCGCCGGCGGCGGCAAAATCGCCGCGCCGCAGCGCCGCGAGCAACGACGTGTGGAGCTCCGGCGCGAGCGCGAGCCACGCTCCGTAGAGCCGGCTCTTGAGCGCAGTGGCTCGCATGGCGTCGGTCGAGCCGTGGGCCTTTTGCCCCTCTGAGGTGACACAGACCACGACACGCCAATCGAGCGCCTCCGGCGGCGCCACGGGGCGCGCCGACAGAATCGTCGCCTCCGCGAGCGGCGCCGTTCCCGCCGGCAGCTCCACGAGCCCGCCGTAGAGGCTTCGCGCGGCGCTCGCCGAACTGCGTCGAGCGAGATCGCTGACGAGCGACAAATCCCAGGCGAGCCCGGCGGCGCTCGCCCCGGCGAGCGCCAGCGCGGCGAAGCCCGACGCGCTCGAGGCGAGCCCGCTCGCGGTGGGGAAATCGTTCGTCGACTCGACGCGAGCCCGAGCCGCGAGGCCAGCGGCGCTGCGCACCCGGTCCAAGAGCCCCGTCACACGTGTCAGCGGCTCGCCATCGGTCGCGTGCCCGTTGAGGAGCAGTTCATCGGCGGCGAGGCGCTCATCGAAGACGACGCGCGTGCGCGTCGACAAGCCGCGCAACGTGAGCGAGAGGCTCGGCACCGCGGGAAAATTTCCGGGAACGTCCCGCTTTCCCCAATACTTCGAGAGGGCGATGTTGGGGTGCGCGACGGCGACGGCTTCGCGGCTCATAGGCCAAGCTCCTCGGCTGTCGCCAGCGGTGCGCCCCCCGGCCCTCACCGAGAAGCCGTCGAAGCCGCCCTCTCGCCACGACGCGAGGACTCGGGCGGCGGCGGCGCGATTCTGCACCAACGCAACGACGCACCCGCCACCGCCGGCCCCCGTGAGCTTGGCGCCGAGGGCTCCTGCCCCGCGCGCGCGCGCGCACAGGTCTTCGAGCTCGGGCGTTGATAGGTAGAGTCCCGCCAGGACCATTTGGTTGAGGTCCATGAGTCGACCGAGCGCCACGCGATCGCCGGCGAGGATCGCGAGGCGGGCGTTTTTCACGAGCGAGTCGATGCCAGCGAACGCCTTGTCCACCAACTCGGACCGTCGCTCGCGCAGCCGAGCGACCATCTCGACCATCGTCTTGGTGCTCGACGCCGCGCCGCTCAGACCAATGCAGAGATCCAACGTCAACCCGCGGGCGCGCTCTCCGAGCTCCTCGATGCCCGCTCCCTTCCGGAACCAGAGGAACCCGCCGTGCGCGGCCACCGCCGTATCAATGCCCGACGGGTTGCCGTGAAAGACGCGCTCCCAGGCCATGGCCCGCTCGCACGCGACCGTCGCATTCGCGCTCTCGTCGAGGGCGCGCGCGATGGCCACGCCGAGCGCGGCCGAACAACCGAGTCCCCCCCCGGGTGGCAGCTCGGCGCTCGCGTTGACGCGGACGGCTGACCTTTGGGCCCCCAGCGACGCGTCGAGGACGGCACGAAACGCGCGCGCCAAGTCGAGGTCGTCGTGCTCGCTGATGGGGACGTCGACGCCTTGTAGGTAGAGGCAGCTCGGGCCCGACGCGAGCGCCGTCCGTGTTGCGCGCGCTCCACGCTCGAGGCCAACGGCGATGGCCGGCACGCCGTGAACCACGGCGTGTTCCCCGAGGAGAATCACCTTGCCCGAGGCGCGGCCTTCCGTCGCCATGTCAGTGCTCCCGCCGGATCAAGACTTGAGCCGCGGCGCGGAGTCGATGGCGGCCGACCTGGCTGACGGCGAGCGCGTCGACGGCGGCGGTAGCCGCGCCTTCGAGGGCATCGATGCGCGCTTCGACGCGCGCACGAACGCCGGACCTCTTTGCGTCTTCGATGAGTCGCCCAAGGTCGCCGGCGGAGAGCGCCGGTGCGCCCTGGAGCCGCTTGGCCCAGGCTGCACCTTCCGCTTCGAGCGCCGCCACGACGGCGGTGCGCTTTCCCTCGCGAAAATCGCTCCCCGCAGGCTTCCCCGTGAGCCGCTCGTCACCAAACGCGCCGAGCAGATCGTCGGAGAGTTGGAACGCCACGCCGAGCGGCGCCGCGAAGGCGTCGAGCTTCTCGCGGGCCGCGGCCGGCGCTCCCGCCAGCGCGGCGCCGAGCCGGAGCGGTCCGCGCACCGTGTAGCTCCCGGTCTTCAGGTCATGCATGCGTTCGATTTCCGCGCTCTCGCGGCAAACGCTCCGCACGTCCAACGTCTGCCCAAGAACCACCCGGTGGTGCATTTCTGCGAACTCGCGGAGCGCTTCGACGAGCGCCGGCGGCGGGACGTCGGTCTCGAGCAAGGCCTCTGTCGCGTAAGCCGAGGCCAGATCGCCGGCGAGGATTCCCGCGTGGGCGCCCGCCTCTGCCGTTCCAAAGCGCTCGGCGAGCGCCGTGTGCACGCTGGCGCCACCGCGCCGGAGCGCATCGCCGTCCATCCAGTCGTCGTGCGTGAGCAGGTAACTCTGAAGGAGCTCGAGGGCGACGAGCGACGGCGCAATTCGCTCGAACGACTCGCCGGGCGCGAACGCCTCGTAGGCGACCGCCGTGAGAATCGGTCGCAGCCGCTTGCCGCCCCGAAGCGTGAGGTCGGCGATGGCACCGGCGACGGCGCCGACATCACCGTGCAGCGAGGCGGCGCGCGCGATTCTGCGGTCGAGCCAGCCACGGAGCGCCGTGTCAACGGTCGACGCGACGCGAGCGCTAAAGCGCCCGAAGGACTCCGTGGGGGACGACGTTTGCATGGAACTGCGCCGGCGGAGCGAGCGGAGACGCGCGCAGCGGGCGAGCAGAGCCTAGGGTCGAGGTTTCCCCATGTCAACGGTATTGGGCGACAAATTATCCATCAATTTCAATCGCTTTCAAATATCTCTGAAGCATATAAAGAGGGGTGGCGCGTCCCCCTTGGCAGGGCCCGCGGCTCCGCAGGCGGGATCCCTCGCCGCTGCGAACTTCGCTATAGAACCTGCGGGAGCTCGGCGACGTATGAGCGGCATCCACGATAGGAAGGCAGACCACATCGAGCTGTGCGCCAACGGCGACGTTGGCTTCCGCGAGGCGACTACGCTCCTCGCGGACGTTCGGCTGGTGCACGACGCGCTACCGGAGCTCGACGCGGACGCCATCGACACCAGCGTCTTGGTTCTCGGCAAGCGCCTCGCCGCCCCGCTGCTCATCGCTGCGATGACGGGCGGCACGGAGGAAGCCGCCGCGATCAACCGTGAGCTCGCGGCCATCGCCGAAGAACGTCAGCTCGGCTTCGGCTTGGGCAGCCAGCGCGCGGCCCTCGTTCGCGGCGAGGCGGCGGCCGCCACCTATCGGGTGCGTGACGTCGCGCCGACGACGCTCGTGCTCGGAAACCTGGGCATCGTGCAGGCCTCTGAGACCGACACCGCTGACGTGAAGGCGCTGGTCGAAAGCGTCGGCGCCGATGCCCTTTGCGTTCACATGAACCCGGCGATGGAGCTGGTCCAGCGCGGCGGCGACAGGGATTTTCGCCGCGGCCTCGAAACCTTCGCGCGCCTCGCCAAGGAGCTCGGACTTCCCATTGTCGCCAAGGAGACTGGCTGCGG contains the following coding sequences:
- a CDS encoding DUF971 domain-containing protein — encoded protein: MSDSREKALRLRSPRGAKTTEIDWGDGHKGVYPHEVLRGYCPCAGCQGHSGTISFVPAEGIALELDDIEKVGSYALRFTWFDGHASGIYSYKYLRSLCRCAECAAALSAHAPEKQAEKQG
- a CDS encoding carbohydrate kinase produces the protein MKQRKDLLAFGEVLWDIFEVGPDVFHREVGGAPANVCVHVARLGGRSAVFGAVGRDAFGEALRGRLAQESVDCGGLVFRRERTGIAFVLRTKDGQPRFLFYRASTADMAYEVSNLPRALPTAAFALVGSSTLVRPKLRAATRTFAREARKSGANLVVDLNVRAHLWESATAIRDAVGGLVRGSALIKASSDDLEGLRVGSEKRALAWVSERAPGATILVTRGAADASAFVGTVEVTRVRGPTARCVAATGAGAAFLAGVIRVLAARGPASYRDARALRHAVSLGVRLGSRAVTQVGAIAADTRPLAAAADRAIFAR
- the recO gene encoding DNA repair protein RecO, giving the protein MRRIQDAALLLRSSPFGESDAVVTFLTQDSGKLSAVARGARKNSKRFGGALESLHTLRVELEDRGKELLTLKEASVVELRLALQQNLEGIEAVGVALRWARALCPPRTPERDAFDALTGLIASVDAGAAPRTELARVGLRLLVSTGFALELEQCVRCGRKCPDGRPAAIDVAQGGLVCSACGGARVVIPAALRRNAMAILRGDDLPLSPVDAEDLVRLVELALAAHGGIES
- a CDS encoding helix-turn-helix domain-containing protein, encoding MSLAEVARVTRIPVQTLMSIEGDRFDEMPGEVFVRGFLRSYARAVGVVPEEILARYSASRRVAVVTPLPVAAPVRVEKSRRFGVAIAFVLLLILFTLALSFVLKPRGHDLPAELSLSTEGLSGPTAFSTFG
- a CDS encoding tetratricopeptide repeat protein; the encoded protein is MLLTFKHVALLFAAAALGCSPKAGSGGAGAQSPERQAEAEYDVARDLFFNRREPRQALDHALKAVELDDENPRVLYFVSNIYLSFCSTDAGFTSPDCRLADAESFARRAIKAEGSFRDAKNLLAVILTHQGKFPEAIALLEPLTRDPAYSASHLAWGNLGWAELQAGHVDAAIAALKNAVTQPKFCVGFYRLGMAFEKKGDLNRAEENLSSALSVDAEECKTLQAAWEARGRVRQSLGRAADARADFDRCRELAPGTKEGKQCAKALAQLGTGQLGAGGVKSPPVP
- a CDS encoding Crp/Fnr family transcriptional regulator, yielding MAKKKSSRDSSRASAPETVSSAEAQAAQGATKGATSASVEPPDSTNLAPAEQDRLIARFGRKVKAGEAIFREGEPGKEAFLLQDGRVRILKRVRLVDRSLHLVRPGDLFGEAALLEAGPRNATAVALVDGVVLALDPATLRSLVEHYPAIALRIVEQLVRRLREAEEQIEVVLLRDSQFKVATALLRLARRSTGSAEVAVSPVELSSRVGLDVDTVRRNVQRLREQEYVRIVGERVEIPDVEALRKLVQLLGTKDELVGDPGAR
- a CDS encoding hybrid sensor histidine kinase/response regulator, whose protein sequence is MPPHTTTEPPRVESPDADPHRDARGALHDVSNALTVMLGWVSEARSPDASPESIAYALRIIEHRARDARDLARRAIGAEVPTGEQSDQLDGVLKDTIDSLAVEATRSGVRLSLDARTGLRIRFAGDLSQVVLNIVLNAMAHAPRGTDVVVMASKGEEEGQVNVDIEDRGPGVPAPRRDSIFEGDSKRKGGAGVGLPHARALARAAGGNVELVPSVAGACFRVTWATRDGAANVPRSTARELVLQGLGVLVIEDDADVIALLETALSARGAELSVARSRAQMDERLTARRIDAVLMDLSPIEEDIAGALATLRREAPDATLILITGAATPSIPDGIAGIRLVRKPFEVSEIVKVLLDRDD
- a CDS encoding AI-2E family transporter, which translates into the protein MALLGPKDEAKTLRWFTLVLCAGALATLVPFWAPLVLAAWLAILARPVFQKLTQRTGGRERAAGAILVVLGMGIFLPLSLATVSLLRGALELGESLVRSQGAKDALVALASGGERPGASSLPTSPEQILTLVREHGAQALRVASGIAGAAANVVVAFAVFFYAAYVFLVDGQELYDWARRHVPFEERVMTRLSSAFEETGRGLLFGVILTALVQAMICAVTYFALGVPRALVLGFLTFLAAFLPAGTALIWLPVTAGLFLAGRTKEAIILLVIAAVIVGTIDNVLRPVLARRGNLQLSAFVLLLAMLGGFAVFGGWGLILGPLVVRLAKEALVVLRERQDDAAEPMPRPASNADS